TCTTCCTCGTCTTTAAACTCAATCTCAATCTTATTCTTTCCACGCGAACTCTTCACGCGCACGTTGGTATTAAATACCTGACGAAGTACACGCGCAGCCTTTTTAAAAGACTGAGGCGTTGCAGGCCGCGGCGTCTTAGGTGTCTCTCCGGCAGAAAACAATGGAGCAAGATTTTCTGTCGCTCTTACGGAAAGGCCCTCCGCAACAACCTTCTCTGCAAGTCGAATTCGAGCATCCTCATAGGGAACTGCAAGAATCGCACGTGCGTGACCAGCAGTAAGTTTACCCTCAAAAATCATCTGCTGAACTTCTTCGGGGAGATCGAGAAGGCGCAGCGAGTTTGTAATTGCAGAGCGTGACTTGCTTACGGCCTTCGACAATGCCTCCTGGGTCATACCGCTAGCATCGATGAGCTGGCGATAGCCCTTAGCCTCTTCGACGGGATTCAGATCAGAACGCTGAAGGTTTTCGATAAGAGCAAGAGCGAGCATTTCCTCATCATTAACTTCCTTAATGATGACAGGCAGTTCCTCAAGACCAGCAAGCTTTGACGCCTGGTAACGACGCTCACCAGCGATGATCTCATAGCCGTTTCCATGCTTGCGAACCAAGAGCGGCTGCAAAACGCCATGTTCTTGGATTGACTCGCTCAACTCGCGAAGTTCAGTTTCATTAAAGTGAATTCGCGGTTGATTAGGGTTGGGAACGATATCCTCAATAGGTAGTTTTGTTTCAGATGCGGCATTTGAAGCAGATGCAGCGGAACCACCGGTCTCATACTCGGCCTCAGAGACCAAAGCATTGAGTCCACGCCCCAATCCGCCACGTTTCTTTGCACTAGGCACGCTTGATCACCTCTTTTGCAAGGTTCATATACGCTTTTGCACCCTTGTTTTGAGGTGCATAGGTAATTACCGGTTCTCCAAAAGACGGAGCTTCAGAGATTTTAACCGTACGGGGAATCAGCGTCTTAAACGCCTTATCACCAAAGTACGATTGAACTTCCTCAACAACCTGATTCGACAAAGAAGTACGTGAGTCATACATGGTCATAAGCACGCCATAGGTGTCTAAGCCCTTGTTCAGACGTGATTTGACCA
The DNA window shown above is from Collinsella aerofaciens and carries:
- a CDS encoding ParB/RepB/Spo0J family partition protein, producing the protein MPSAKKRGGLGRGLNALVSEAEYETGGSAASASNAASETKLPIEDIVPNPNQPRIHFNETELRELSESIQEHGVLQPLLVRKHGNGYEIIAGERRYQASKLAGLEELPVIIKEVNDEEMLALALIENLQRSDLNPVEEAKGYRQLIDASGMTQEALSKAVSKSRSAITNSLRLLDLPEEVQQMIFEGKLTAGHARAILAVPYEDARIRLAEKVVAEGLSVRATENLAPLFSAGETPKTPRPATPQSFKKAARVLRQVFNTNVRVKSSRGKNKIEIEFKDEEELSRILGEMIQFDQGGQDEE